The DNA region TGCCTCAGCGCCGTCGACACCGTTGGCACTTCTTGCACCGATACCTGTGACAGCGGCCGCACCGAGCGCGCTGAGATAGCCTCGACGGGAGGGCGAGTCGGAAACCATAGCGGAAGCGACCGACGCCGACCGCAAAACTGTTGCTGTCGAGACAGCACCGCCACGACTTACCGCGCAGTCCGCTGTTCTCGCCGGGCGTTCGCCACGTTTTTGCCCGCCCGCCACGACGCTCCGGGTATGTTTGGTGGCGGCGGTATGAACCCGCGGAAGATGAAGCAGATGATGAAGCAGATGGGCATCGACGTCTCCGAGATAGACGCCGAGGAGGTCATCATCCGGACGGCGGACGAGGAACTCGTCTTCAGCGACGCGCAGGTGACGCAGATGGACGCACAGGGGCAGCAGACCTACCAGATCGTCGGCGAACCCGAGTCACGAGCGCTCGGCGCGGGCGACGACGAGTCGGCCGAAGCCGACGACTCGACGAGAGCCGGCGGCGACGAGATCCCGGACTCCGACATCGAAATCGTCGCGACGCGCGCCGGCGCGAGCAAGGACGAGGCCCGGGAGGCGCTCGAAGCCGAGAACGGCGACCTCGCCGCGGCGATTTCGCGCCTGGAGTGATACTCCTCGTCCACGGCGACCGCGAGTACCTGCGCGGCCCGGGCGACGAACTGCAGACGGACCTCGGCGTACTCGAAGTCCCCGAGGACGTCTCGTCGGGCGACGTGCTGGAGACGCATCTCGGCGAGGAGTTCGTCGTTCGCGCGCCGCGCGGTCCCGACCTGTTCAACCACTTCGAGCGCACGGGCGCGCCAATGATGCCGCGCGATGTCGGTCTCATCGTCGGCCACACCGGCGCGGCCGCGGGCGACCGCGTGCTCGACGCCGGAACCGGGACGGGCGTGCTCTCGGCGTACCTCGCACGTCTCGGCGCCGAAGTGACGACGTTCGAGCGCGACCCCGACTTCGCCGACGTCGCCCGCGAGAACATGGAACTCGCCGGCGTCGCCGACCGCGTTGACGTTCGGACCGGCGATCTGACCGAAGAACTCGACTCGCTCTCCGGGTTCGACCTCCTGACGCTCGACACCGGCGACGCGCCCGAGGTGGTCGCCCGCGCGCCCGACCTCCTCGTCTCCGGCGGCTTTCTCGCCGTCTACTCGCCGTTCGTCGAGAACTCCCGCGAGACGGTGCGGACGGCTCGGGAGGTCGGTCTCTCCGGCGTCGAGACGCTGGAGACGATTCAACGACAGATGGACTTCGGCGACCGGGGGTCGCGGCCGTCGACGGCGGGCGTCGGACACACCGGCTATCTGACGTTCGCGCGCAACGAGTAGCGGGTTCGCCGCCGAGAGCGCTCGAAAACGGCGACGGGTCGGGTCTCCGCTCCGGCCGCAGAACCACTAAGTCGGCAGCCTCCTAACAGAACGTACGTCATGAGCACCGACGAGATGTCCGAAATCGACGAGACCCGAACGTGGCCCGAACTCGCCCTCGGTCTCTACGAGCGGTTGACCGGGCGAGGCGCGGAGATAACCTACGAGTTCGAGGATATGGAAGTCGACGTGCCGAGCAAGACGGGGGAGGACGCCGACCACGCCCACTGGCGACTCGACGGCACGCTCCGCATCAGCACCCGCGAACCGGACGAGTGACCGACAACGTGACCGACGCGCGCCGTCCGCTGGACGTCACGGCCGAACTAACGCTGACAGTCGAGGGCGAGCAACTCCGCGTGGTCGG from Haloprofundus halobius includes:
- a CDS encoding nascent polypeptide-associated complex protein, whose product is MFGGGGMNPRKMKQMMKQMGIDVSEIDAEEVIIRTADEELVFSDAQVTQMDAQGQQTYQIVGEPESRALGAGDDESAEADDSTRAGGDEIPDSDIEIVATRAGASKDEAREALEAENGDLAAAISRLE
- a CDS encoding tRNA (adenine-N1)-methyltransferase, with the protein product MILLVHGDREYLRGPGDELQTDLGVLEVPEDVSSGDVLETHLGEEFVVRAPRGPDLFNHFERTGAPMMPRDVGLIVGHTGAAAGDRVLDAGTGTGVLSAYLARLGAEVTTFERDPDFADVARENMELAGVADRVDVRTGDLTEELDSLSGFDLLTLDTGDAPEVVARAPDLLVSGGFLAVYSPFVENSRETVRTAREVGLSGVETLETIQRQMDFGDRGSRPSTAGVGHTGYLTFARNE